A single genomic interval of Dromiciops gliroides isolate mDroGli1 chromosome 1, mDroGli1.pri, whole genome shotgun sequence harbors:
- the LOC122728403 gene encoding NADH dehydrogenase [ubiquinone] 1 beta subcomplex subunit 1-like — MVNLIQAVRDHWVHILVAMGFVVDYLDKRSDKKLTAFQNKSMLFKRELKPNEEVTWK; from the coding sequence ATGGTGAATTTGATTCAGGCTGTGCGTGACCACTGGGTTCATATCCTGGTAGCAATGGGATttgttgttgattatctagacaaGAGGAGTGATAAAAAACTAACTGCTTTTCAGAATAAGAGCATGTTATTTAAAAGGGAACTGAAACCTAATGAAGAAGTTACCTGGAAATAA
- the PPP4R2 gene encoding serine/threonine-protein phosphatase 4 regulatory subunit 2 encodes MDMERLQEALKDFEKRGKKEVCPVLDQFLCHVAKTGETMIQWSQFKGYFIFKLEKVMDDFRTSAPEPRGPPNPNVEYIPFDEMKERILKIVTGFNGIPFTIQRLCELLTDPRRNYTGTDKFLRGVEKNVMVVSCVYPSSEKNSSNSLNRMNGVMFPGNSPSYTERSNINGPGTPRPVNRPKVSLSAPMTTNGLPENTEGKESNLQLTEEKNHSDSSTSESEGTQASPMKNKHSDEDPVEAEGHEVKRLKFDTEGEDRDTTSQSSPGEMSSAVVEETGTPSASQDKDRGNSSARQRCTEEEEEEEEEEEEEEEEEESFVTSQEITAERKDQEKETDEALTVSEETSEESNQMEEAVLSQEDKDLHSEDSENTRPVSSGADCSETEDLGTYASETREIPSESPMENSDEATDAAEEPMEQD; translated from the exons GATTCAGTGGTCCCAATTTAAAggctattttattttcaaattggaGAAAGTAATGGATGATTTCAGAACGTCAGCTCCTGAACCAAGAGGTCCACCTAACCCTAATGTTGAATATATTCCCTTTgatgaaatgaaggaaagaattctGAAAATTGTCACTGGATTCAATGg TATTCCTTTTACTATTCAGCGACTTTGTGAATTGCTAACAGATCCAAGGAGGAACTATACAGGAACAGACAAATTTCTCAGAGGAGTagaaaag AATGTGATGGTTGTTAGCTGTGTATATCCATCTTCAGA gaaaaacagTTCTAACAGCTTAAACCGGATGAATGGCGTTATGTTTCCTGGAAACTCACCAAGTTATACTGAGAG GTCTAACATTAATGGTCCTGGAACTCCCAGACCAGTAAACCGACCAAAGGTTTCTTTGTCAGCCCCTATGACGACAAATGGTTTGCCTGAGAACACAGAAGGTAAAGAGTCAAATTTACAACTAACTGAGGAGAAAAACCACAG TGATTCATCAACATCTGAATCAGAAGGTACCCAAGCGAGTCCTATGAAAAATAAACACTCTGATGAAGATCCTGTGGAAGCTGAGGGACACGAGGTAAAAAGACTCAAATTTGACACAGAAGGTGAAGACAGAGACACAACCAGCCAGAGTTCCCCTGGTGAGATGTCTTCAGCTGTGGTAGAAGAAACAGGAACGCCTTCTGCATCTCAGGATAAAGATAGAGGAAACAGCTCTGCTAGACAGCGTTgtacagaagaggaagaggaggaggaggaggaagaggaggaggaagaagaagaggaag AATCTTTTGTGACCTCACAAGAAATTACTGcagaaagaaaagatcaagaaaaagAGACTGATGAGGCCTTAACTGTGAGTGAAGAGACTTCTGAGGAGAGTAATCAAATGGAGGAAGCTGTCCTATCTCAGGAAGACAAAGATTTGCATTCTGAAGACAGTGAAAACACAAGACCTGTAAGTAGTGGTGCTGATTGCAGTGAAACTGAAGACTTAGGAACCTATGCCAGTGAAACCCGAGAAATTCCATCAGAATCTCCAATGGAAAACAGTGATGAGGCCACAGATGCTGCAGAAGAACCTATGGAACAAGACTAA